The following proteins are encoded in a genomic region of Oncorhynchus masou masou isolate Uvic2021 chromosome 32, UVic_Omas_1.1, whole genome shotgun sequence:
- the ky gene encoding kyphoscoliosis peptidase yields the protein MGNVLHMRSVEVPFPKRSLNLRSVHCPLPTNNYQQHYCYNSNNSNNTKVTEEESYPQATQKASGQEVKTGESGEKKASKPQDGHSKDTSKTTSDDKKGPSVVQQEWKLEVLSLNNSNIMKSHKTVASTVATKTTVATVASAAQSKTSSVFQKWAAMELEVQRPMTKRQLSDECTAYSLRVVKKSTVRREEGDIQRDVEGRAPVKSKLQPRPRENSSTVKSGSVSKKKLQKELFATTEVFSSVDNHAINTGKLRSQKIFSVPTITQTITQTITQTITEGAQNELEKLRAIWIWLCHNIEYDVSGYLGLTDKLCSPERVIETGRGVCCGYSSVCMKMCQEAGIECQEVSGHGKGIEYRQGQSYQNTKSLHMWNAVKLGGHWYLLDACWGAGRVDMDNKAFIKRYDDFYFLTDPEDFINSHYPDDKEWQLLDDPIPLEEFEKRVLKTSEFYRLGLTLLHPKHFLLVTENGEASVSMKFTKPVDFTYQISQRSGCEPKAVNSSSGLLTVTRESMRLRLLPPTGGTYDIMIFARSGNNSGTFSWVCSLLVECPEQEPTEELPENTFLSWGLQRSAESLGVKKCSNGAEAEVSETGSFELVLHTSRPLMMLCELTQKDLDPSIAKRCLATQIQSDRLTCNVLCPYLGYYRLSVFVRNYERPQDGFQNGGNFLLHCTGGAINFNELFPPALSTACGPGIRTQDAGLSKFSHTGALVSTQQGKCNITFQNQQDLELHAVLFKEQRKRLGHPLCRHVFFTYNSSKVTISVALPEAGVYKLGLYAKTSTDQDFSLLCDFVLCNSSGSSWPPFPCTYTAWQRGSVLFEPRGGLLEPLSWVLFRVRVPGAQRVSVVGEQLMELQLSKSRVWEGEVFTGASMSQLKLAASGGGGGSTDMAIIMSFDVLSQQNEL from the exons ATGGGCAATGTTCTTCACATGAGGTCTGTAGAGGTCCCTTTCCCAAAGAGATCCCTCAACCTCCGCAGCGTCCATTGCCCCCTCCCTACCAACAATTACCAACAGCACTACTGctacaacagcaacaacagcaacaacactaAAGTGACCgaggaggagtcctaccctcaggCCACGCAGAAGGCCTCAGGTCAGGAGGTCAAAACTGGGGAAAGTGGTGAAAAGAAAGCCTCCAAACCCCAAGATGGCCACTCTAAAGACACCTCAAAAACAACGTCAGACGACAAAAAAGGTCCGTCAGTTGTCCAGCAAGAGTGGAAGCTGGAGGTTCTGTCACTAAATAACAGCAATATCATGAAAAGCCACAAAACTGTAGCGTCAACCGTAGCAACCAAAACGACAGTGGCAACTGTTGCCAGTGCGGCCCAGTCCAAGACTAGTTCTGTGTTTCAGAAATGGGCTGCCATGGAGTTGGAGGTCCAGAGACCCATGACCAAGCGACAGCTGTCAGATGAGTGCACTGCTTACTCCCTCAGGGTGGTGAAGAAGAGTacagtgaggagggaggagggggacatACAGAGGGATGTGGAAGGACGAGCCCCGGTGAAGTCCAAACTCCAGCCAAGACCCAGGGAGAACTCCAGTACAGTGAAGAGTGGAAGCGTCTCCAAAAAAAAGCTCCAAAAGGAACTCTTTGCCACCACAGAAGTATTCAGCAGTGTGGATAACCATGCCATCAATACTGGAAAA TTGCGCAGTCAAAAGATCTTCTCAGTTCCGACCATCACCCAGACCATCACCCAGACCATCACGCAGACCATCACAGAAGGAGCACAGAATGAGCTGGAGAAACTGAGAGCCATCTGGATCTGGCTCTGCCACAACATcg AGTACGATGTAAGTGGCTACCTTGGCCTGACGGACAAGTTGTGCTCCCCAGAAAGGGTCATTGAGACGGGTCGGGGCGTGTGCTGTGGGTACTCCAGCGTCTGCATGAAGATGTGCCA GGAGGCAGGAATCGAATGCCAAGAGGTGTCTGGCCATGGCAAAGGTATTGAGTACAGGCAAGGCCAGAGCTACCAAAACACCAAGTCCCTCCACATGTGGAACGCAGTGAAACTGGGAGGACACTGGTATCTACTGGACGCATGTTGGGGAGCAGGGAGAGTAGACATGGACAACAAAGCCTTTATTAAGAG GTACGATGACTTCTACTTCCTGACAGACCCTGAGGACTTCATCAACTCCCACTATCCAGATGATAAAGAGTGGCAGCTTCTGGACGATCCCATCCCACTGGAGGAGTTTGAGAAGAGGGTTCTAAAGACCTCGGAGTTCTACAGACTGGGTCTGACCCTCCTCCATCCCAAACACTTCCTGCTGGTCACAG AAAATGGTGAGGCCTCGGTGTCCATGAAGTTCACCAAGCCTGTCGACTTCACCTACCAGATCTCTCAGCGGAGCGGCTGTGAACCCAAAGCGGTCAATAGCTCATCTGGCCTGCTCACTGTGACCCGGGAGAGCATGAGGTTACGACTGCTGCCCCCTACAGGTGGTACGTATGACATCATGATCTTTGCCCGGTCAGGCAACAACTCAGGGACGTTCAGCTGGGTCTGCTCTCTCCTGGTGGAGTGTCCAGAACAGGAACCAACTGAAGAACTCCCTGAGAACACCTTCTTGTCCTGGGGTCTGCAGCGGAGCGCAGAGAGCCTGGGGGTGAAGAAGTGCAGCAACGGAGCAGAGGCTGAGGTGTCGGAGACTGGCTCCTTCGAGCTTGTCCTGCACACCTCCAGACCACTCATGATGCTGTGTGAACTGACCCAGAAAGACCTTGACCCGTCCATAGCCAAGAGGTGTCTGGCAACTCAAATCCAATCTGACCGCCTCACCTGTAACGTCCTCTGTCCCTATCTAGGTTACTATCGGTTGTCTGTGTTTGTTCGGAACTACGAGCGGCCCCAAGATGGCTTCCAGAATGGAGGCAACTTCCTCTTGCACTGCACAGGAGGCGCTATCAACTTCAATGAGCTCTTTCCCCCTGCCCTTAGCACTGCTTGTGGGCCTGGCATCCGGACGCAAGATGCTGGCCTCTCCAAGTTCAGCCACACGGGGGCGCTGGTGAGCACCCAGCAAGGCAAATGCAACATTACCTTCCAAAACCAACAAGACCTGGAGCTCCATGCTGTGCTGTTCAAGGAACAACGCAAGAGACTGGGGCACCCACTCTGCCGGCACGTCTTTTTCACCTACAACAGCAGCAAAGTGACCATCAGCGTGGCCCTACCCGAGGCCGGAGTCTACAAGCTGGGCCTTTACGCCAAAACCTCCACTGACCAGGACTTCAGTCTGCTATGTGACTTTGTGCTGTGCAACAGCTCAGGGAGCAGCTGGCCTCCGTTCCCCTGCACCTACACAGCCTGGCAGAGGGGCAGCGTGCTGTTCGAGCCCCGCGGGGGTCTCCTGGAGCCCCTGTCCTGGGTGCTGTTCAGGGTCAGGGTGCCTGGGGCCCAGAGGGTGAGCGTGGTAGGAGAGCAGCTGATGGAGCTGCAGCTCAGTAAGAGCCGTGTGTGGGAGGGAGAGGTGTTCACCGGGGCCAGCATGTCCCAGCTCAAACTGGCAGCCAGCGGGGGTGGAGGGGGCTCCACTGACATGGCCATTATCATGTCCTTCGACGTGCTGAGCCAGCAGAACGAATTGTAA